One Candidatus Binataceae bacterium DNA window includes the following coding sequences:
- a CDS encoding polysaccharide biosynthesis tyrosine autokinase produces MMGYIELPQREFDLRATLRPVLRHLIMIAAITVGVVTLSGLRVSMTPRVYTASSTVLIKPRAPDTMAFRGDLADSDAAEELYDNFYKTQYSVLRSRSLAASVIQSENLQAVFAHAQGRAQPSWWMRIHAMLYQRVKQILGMHPATKLASPPAPLSTVSASPGVPSAMIDAYLGGLTISPVADTSLVQISYTYSDPVVAAEIANAHAQAYIREGIELQNQTNVAAQRFLQQRLVDLKEKLERSEQALNDFRRQNGIVPGLMSVDGKNAIVLDRLAELSHDLTQAQVHLLALQASADLIHRHSYDSLPQVVKDPAIMQLQEQITHLQTEYAGMAQQFKPDFPPLAELAAKLAQARRTLSQQIGVVISGLEAEYQQAQDNVNKLQAELDNERSMALKLNDAAAQYSILQREVETNRQLYDAVLQRIKDLGVSEGSQASNVSIVDQAEVPRTPSAPKVRQTILLSVVLGLSGGVALAFLLDYLDNTLKDGEEVERYLRLPSLVTVPNFSQVSSRGGYSSRYLEPPEEPEQVSGELVLSTGNFSRATEAYRVLRTRILLSRAGQPPRSLLFTSATPAEGKTVTAINAGIIFSQLGVRVLIIDADLRHPRAHEVLRMSNEAGLTEVLTGQVGVLDVLRAVPAARKAAPPSRSMSEPVTQSENAVETDSWLADIRRRLAQERAQAALHGNNGHPETGTPEPVDFLYLLSSGSLPPNPSELLGSPKMLETLNFLEQHFDYIVVDSPPIMPVSDSIVLSTIMDGVIVVVDQQRTPKQVVKTACSRLEYARAHVLGTVLNKVNLQQIHAYSYYDHYYHSDYSNDY; encoded by the coding sequence ATGATGGGCTATATCGAACTGCCCCAACGGGAGTTCGATTTACGCGCCACCCTGCGCCCGGTCTTGCGCCATCTGATCATGATCGCCGCCATCACGGTGGGGGTGGTAACCCTCAGCGGACTGCGGGTCAGCATGACGCCGCGGGTCTATACCGCCTCCTCCACCGTGCTGATCAAGCCGCGCGCGCCCGACACGATGGCCTTCCGCGGCGACTTGGCTGATTCCGATGCCGCGGAAGAGCTTTATGACAATTTTTACAAGACTCAATACAGCGTCTTGCGAAGCCGCTCGTTAGCGGCCAGCGTGATTCAAAGCGAAAACCTGCAAGCGGTTTTTGCTCATGCTCAGGGCCGAGCCCAACCGAGTTGGTGGATGCGAATTCACGCCATGCTCTACCAGCGCGTAAAGCAGATCCTGGGAATGCATCCCGCCACCAAGTTGGCATCGCCCCCCGCCCCGCTTTCCACCGTATCAGCGTCACCGGGCGTTCCCTCGGCTATGATCGATGCCTACCTGGGTGGCCTAACCATCTCGCCGGTGGCCGATACGAGCCTAGTGCAGATCTCCTACACTTACAGCGATCCGGTGGTGGCGGCGGAGATCGCCAATGCCCACGCCCAGGCCTATATTCGCGAGGGGATCGAGCTGCAGAATCAGACCAACGTGGCGGCGCAGCGTTTCTTACAGCAGCGGCTGGTCGATCTGAAGGAGAAGTTGGAGCGCTCAGAACAGGCACTCAATGATTTTCGCCGCCAAAACGGGATCGTACCTGGGCTGATGTCGGTGGACGGAAAGAACGCCATCGTGCTGGATCGGCTGGCTGAGCTCAGTCACGACCTGACCCAGGCTCAAGTCCATCTGCTGGCCCTGCAAGCCAGCGCCGACCTGATCCATCGCCATTCCTACGATTCTCTGCCCCAGGTGGTGAAAGACCCCGCGATCATGCAATTGCAAGAGCAGATCACTCATCTGCAAACCGAATATGCGGGGATGGCCCAGCAGTTCAAACCTGATTTTCCGCCGCTGGCGGAGTTGGCGGCCAAACTCGCCCAGGCTCGTCGCACCCTGTCCCAACAGATAGGCGTGGTCATTAGCGGTCTGGAGGCCGAGTATCAGCAGGCCCAGGACAACGTCAACAAGCTACAGGCCGAGCTCGACAATGAACGCAGCATGGCGCTGAAGCTCAACGACGCCGCCGCGCAGTATTCGATTTTGCAGCGCGAGGTGGAAACCAACCGCCAGCTTTACGACGCGGTCTTGCAACGAATCAAGGACCTGGGAGTCTCCGAGGGCTCGCAGGCCTCCAACGTATCGATCGTCGATCAGGCCGAAGTCCCACGCACGCCCTCGGCGCCCAAAGTTCGCCAAACCATTTTATTGAGCGTCGTTCTGGGGCTCAGCGGCGGCGTCGCGCTGGCCTTTCTGCTCGACTACCTGGACAACACGCTTAAGGACGGCGAAGAGGTCGAGCGATATTTGCGCCTACCCAGTTTGGTCACGGTACCCAACTTCAGTCAGGTCAGCAGCCGCGGAGGATACTCCAGCCGCTATCTAGAGCCACCCGAGGAACCCGAGCAGGTCTCGGGTGAACTGGTATTATCCACCGGCAACTTCTCGCGCGCCACCGAAGCCTATCGGGTCTTGCGCACGCGCATCCTGCTCTCGCGCGCCGGCCAGCCGCCCAGAAGTCTGCTCTTCACCAGCGCCACTCCGGCCGAGGGCAAGACGGTAACGGCGATCAACGCCGGCATCATTTTTTCCCAGCTCGGCGTGCGGGTCCTGATAATTGACGCCGATTTGCGCCATCCGCGCGCTCACGAGGTTTTGCGGATGTCCAATGAAGCGGGCTTGACCGAGGTACTAACCGGGCAAGTCGGCGTGCTTGACGTCCTGCGCGCGGTACCGGCAGCGCGCAAAGCCGCGCCCCCATCCCGCTCCATGTCCGAGCCTGTCACTCAGAGCGAGAACGCGGTGGAGACCGACTCATGGCTGGCGGATATCCGCCGTCGTCTTGCCCAGGAACGGGCGCAAGCGGCGCTTCATGGCAACAATGGCCACCCTGAAACCGGCACGCCAGAGCCGGTGGATTTTCTCTATCTGCTCTCCAGCGGCAGCCTGCCGCCAAATCCCTCGGAACTGCTGGGTTCGCCCAAGATGCTGGAGACGCTCAACTTTCTAGAACAGCACTTCGACTATATCGTCGTGGACTCGCCCCCGATTATGCCGGTGAGCGATTCCATCGTACTTTCCACCATCATGGACGGTGTAATCGTGGTCGTAGATCAGCAGCGCACGCCCAAGCAGGTGGTAAAGACCGCTTGCAGCAGACTTGAGTACGCACGCGCGCACGTTTTGGGCACGGTGTTGAACAAAGTCAACCTGCAACAGATCCACGCTTACTCTTATTACGATCACTATTACCACTCCGACTATTCCAACGATTACTGA
- a CDS encoding polysaccharide biosynthesis/export family protein, with amino-acid sequence MRVGLHKHPVATALLIGLLSGCASVAPPTPAPATAQPTDATTAAGPSTTLDVSVPKGADQDLTRLFALWKERTSNLSSEFPIGPGDILQVSVPTVDELKDRSFRVEGDNTIALPLIGVVQVGGLTESQVRQELMKKLQRYMYNPQVDVFVKEYRSRQAAVEGAVRYPGLITVAGPTDTILDMLSRAGGRTAEAADQIILIPSALNRLSLAALSDVSKVTGKRNLPLPFLAGDDPIMIPVGSVNLGGSENYLNLPVRPGDVILVPGGGEVSVTGWVVSPGHIKVVSGMTVMGAIGASGGPMFAANEANVHLYRSLKDGRRLVIPVNLYKVRAGQEKDPAVLANDVISVPYSNVKIGPYVVYNVVSRLGYGVAIPTP; translated from the coding sequence ATGCGCGTCGGTTTGCACAAGCATCCAGTCGCGACGGCTTTGCTGATCGGGCTGCTAAGCGGATGCGCCTCGGTGGCCCCGCCAACACCCGCGCCTGCAACGGCGCAGCCAACCGACGCCACGACCGCGGCCGGCCCGAGCACCACGCTGGACGTTTCGGTACCCAAAGGGGCGGATCAGGATCTGACCCGCCTGTTCGCCCTGTGGAAAGAGCGGACTTCCAACCTGTCCTCGGAATTTCCTATCGGCCCTGGCGACATCTTGCAGGTATCGGTACCGACCGTCGATGAACTCAAAGACCGCTCCTTTCGGGTCGAGGGCGATAACACCATCGCCTTGCCTCTGATCGGGGTGGTACAGGTGGGCGGATTGACCGAATCACAGGTGCGCCAGGAGTTAATGAAGAAGCTCCAGCGCTACATGTACAACCCTCAAGTCGACGTGTTCGTCAAGGAGTACCGCAGCCGCCAGGCGGCGGTGGAGGGAGCGGTGCGCTATCCTGGCCTGATCACCGTGGCCGGCCCCACCGATACCATCCTGGACATGCTCTCGCGCGCCGGCGGGCGCACCGCCGAAGCCGCCGATCAAATCATCCTGATTCCCTCGGCGCTAAACAGGCTATCGCTAGCAGCGCTCTCCGACGTGAGCAAGGTTACCGGCAAGCGTAATCTGCCGCTGCCTTTTCTAGCCGGCGACGATCCGATCATGATTCCGGTGGGCAGCGTCAATCTGGGCGGAAGCGAAAACTATCTCAACCTGCCAGTGCGCCCGGGCGACGTAATTTTGGTGCCGGGCGGAGGCGAAGTCTCGGTCACCGGTTGGGTAGTCAGCCCGGGCCATATCAAGGTGGTCTCCGGCATGACCGTAATGGGCGCAATCGGGGCCTCTGGCGGACCGATGTTCGCGGCCAACGAAGCCAACGTCCATCTTTATCGCAGCCTCAAGGATGGCCGCCGCTTGGTCATCCCGGTCAACTTGTACAAAGTCCGTGCGGGGCAGGAGAAGGACCCTGCGGTGCTCGCCAACGACGTAATCTCGGTGCCATATTCCAATGTGAAAATTGGACCCTATGTGGTCTATAACGTGGTATCGAGGCTGGGCTACGGGGTGGCGATTCCTACGCCCTAG
- a CDS encoding carboxypeptidase-like regulatory domain-containing protein: MARTGILLAAAILLVQTTGALAADVVGSVTTVNGQPVVHAQVVVLNASGKVVATGITQADGTYSVTNLPPGDYTVKLAGVTGSGPAAAGGSEVEAQLQGAGQTINWVVGANGTALATQQAGLVNQPEVEAGLAGEPLPYGAGLTQVGNTAGSAANSVAQTVNPNPSVNSGALPAIAGSVAPAPPAPPKPSSPSS, translated from the coding sequence ATGGCGAGAACAGGAATTTTATTGGCGGCGGCGATATTGCTAGTGCAAACCACGGGAGCATTGGCGGCCGACGTGGTAGGCTCCGTGACCACGGTCAACGGGCAGCCGGTTGTCCACGCCCAGGTGGTAGTGCTCAATGCCAGCGGCAAGGTAGTGGCAACTGGCATCACGCAGGCCGATGGCACCTATTCGGTCACCAATCTGCCGCCCGGAGATTACACCGTCAAATTGGCCGGGGTCACGGGTAGCGGGCCGGCCGCCGCGGGTGGTTCGGAAGTCGAGGCCCAATTGCAGGGCGCTGGACAGACTATCAATTGGGTAGTGGGCGCCAACGGCACGGCGCTGGCAACCCAGCAAGCGGGGTTGGTCAATCAGCCGGAAGTCGAGGCCGGGCTGGCGGGCGAACCGCTGCCTTATGGGGCCGGGCTGACCCAAGTCGGCAATACCGCCGGCAGCGCGGCTAACAGCGTGGCCCAGACCGTCAACCCTAATCCTTCAGTGAACAGCGGAGCCTTGCCGGCGATCGCCGGTAGCGTTGCGCCGGCGCCGCCCGCGCCGCCCAAGCCGTCATCGCCATCATCCTGA
- a CDS encoding nucleotidyltransferase family protein has translation MSAKQLAEEYSASASPVARLMLDAVRVVATSSDFERIARQAQEQKLWEPLIALCASHRVLPLLQQGLRSISSGLVPASIRARLANAARLLRLRNLVMTQSLLQTVAVLEAAGVAALPFKGPVLAQAAYGDIGLREFDDLDLLVRPTQHIRALSALRAAGYRSALGLPQKQFSRFLLHYEEAFVSPRNEAVIDLHWHLNPPYFDYVPSADDLLARARPLPIGERQVPAMAPADCVLMLCVHSARHGWPRLDWLSDLARMIGAHPLDWEDLTARAQHLGCGRMLLVGLALSARLLNAAVPQSPLNLAAADAAVSLNVRRIERMLLSGAPPRGGLRADFLTPLRLLDHHRARFCLARLFAPTMLDWAALPLPPALFALYYLIHPLRIAWRAIGLNSTPN, from the coding sequence GTGAGCGCCAAGCAGCTCGCCGAAGAGTACTCCGCCAGCGCATCCCCGGTGGCACGACTGATGCTGGACGCGGTTCGGGTGGTGGCTACAAGCTCGGACTTCGAACGGATCGCCCGTCAAGCGCAGGAGCAGAAGCTGTGGGAGCCGCTGATCGCGTTGTGTGCCTCGCATCGGGTCCTGCCCTTGCTGCAACAAGGGCTTCGGTCGATCTCGTCGGGGCTGGTGCCCGCCTCGATTCGCGCTCGCCTGGCCAACGCCGCGCGGTTGCTACGCCTGCGCAACCTGGTGATGACTCAAAGCCTGCTTCAGACCGTGGCGGTGCTGGAGGCGGCGGGCGTAGCGGCGTTGCCCTTCAAGGGGCCGGTATTGGCACAAGCCGCCTACGGCGATATCGGGCTGCGCGAATTCGACGACCTCGACCTGCTGGTGCGGCCCACTCAGCACATTCGCGCTTTGAGTGCCTTGCGAGCAGCGGGTTACCGCTCAGCCTTGGGTTTGCCCCAGAAACAATTCAGCCGCTTTCTGCTCCATTACGAGGAGGCCTTTGTCTCGCCGCGCAACGAGGCGGTGATCGATCTCCACTGGCATCTCAATCCGCCCTATTTCGATTACGTGCCGAGCGCGGACGATCTGCTGGCGCGTGCCCGCCCGCTGCCAATCGGGGAGCGGCAAGTGCCAGCGATGGCCCCCGCCGACTGCGTCCTGATGCTGTGCGTGCATTCCGCCCGCCACGGCTGGCCGCGCTTGGACTGGCTCTCCGACCTGGCTCGGATGATCGGGGCCCATCCGCTTGATTGGGAGGACTTGACCGCCCGCGCGCAACACCTGGGATGCGGCCGGATGTTGCTGGTGGGCCTGGCGCTCAGCGCCCGCCTGCTCAATGCCGCGGTACCGCAATCGCCGTTGAATCTGGCCGCTGCCGACGCCGCGGTGAGCCTCAATGTGCGCCGAATCGAGCGCATGCTCCTAAGCGGCGCCCCCCCGCGGGGCGGCTTGCGCGCAGATTTTCTTACCCCACTGCGCTTGCTGGACCACCACCGCGCTCGCTTCTGCCTGGCTCGTTTGTTTGCACCCACGATGCTGGATTGGGCGGCACTGCCGCTGCCGCCGGCTCTGTTCGCGCTGTATTACCTGATCCATCCGCTGCGGATAGCTTGGCGGGCGATCGGACTGAACTCGACGCCCAATTAA
- a CDS encoding asparagine synthase-related protein has protein sequence MSGIAAFYRRTGEAVEPPVIDRMLDALAHRGPDARGAWCRDAVGMGQVALHATPEALCERQPLHSAEGEVSLVFDGRLDNREELRASLAAVAIMPRDDSDAELVLGAYRRWGPECAAQLLGDFALALWDGARRQWFCARDILGVKPLCYFADHQLFLCASEIPALFAAGLPVPEPNEGLVGEYLSDCVSSRAETLYQNIFRLPPAHYLIVGARSLHLQRYFELDPGRRLRYRSDREYADHFRVVLETAIRCRLRSHRPIAVYLSGGLDSSSIVGLMADMQHDGRGTGTGFRTFSMVNPGQAGDESCYIRAVLDHWKLEGELQLPATPSGDYFTQQARQRHDVPEFPNISGALGLAQAALHSGSRVVLTGLGGDDWLCAYYTHCADLLLRGHLRELWRQLRVEADSASWWRRVDALVRRGLWPLTPRALRGPLDRLRLPGTWPPFLRRDFGARIDLASRMAMPSGARRRQWPADWELHQWFGHGNMIRANEADDLHHAALGLEARHPFHDRRLIEFALALPEEQRWRGVQTKFILRQAMGSRLPTAVGERLDKGDYSATIAQALEACGGAACFQKMQSASRGWVDEAGARALYQAMRAQWSRGDLGYASKASRLWSLWAIELWLREGRGGSTLEAKGIPS, from the coding sequence ATGAGTGGGATAGCGGCGTTTTACCGGCGCACGGGGGAGGCGGTAGAACCTCCGGTCATAGACCGAATGCTCGATGCGCTGGCCCATCGCGGTCCCGACGCTCGCGGCGCCTGGTGCCGGGATGCGGTTGGGATGGGCCAGGTCGCGCTGCATGCCACCCCTGAAGCGTTGTGCGAGCGTCAGCCGTTGCATAGCGCCGAAGGCGAAGTGAGCCTGGTATTCGATGGCCGGTTGGATAATCGCGAGGAGTTGCGTGCGTCGCTGGCCGCCGTGGCGATCATGCCGCGCGATGACAGCGACGCCGAGTTGGTGCTGGGCGCCTATCGCCGCTGGGGCCCGGAGTGCGCGGCCCAGCTATTGGGAGATTTCGCCCTGGCGCTGTGGGATGGCGCGCGCCGGCAGTGGTTTTGCGCGCGCGACATCCTGGGCGTCAAGCCGCTGTGTTACTTCGCCGACCACCAACTGTTTCTGTGCGCCTCGGAGATACCCGCCCTGTTCGCCGCGGGCCTGCCGGTGCCCGAACCCAACGAGGGGCTGGTAGGCGAGTATCTGAGCGATTGCGTCAGCAGCCGGGCGGAGACGCTATACCAGAACATCTTCCGGCTGCCGCCGGCCCATTACCTGATTGTCGGCGCGCGCAGCCTGCATCTACAGCGTTATTTCGAACTCGATCCCGGCCGCCGTCTGCGCTATCGCAGCGATCGCGAATATGCCGACCATTTCCGCGTGGTGTTGGAAACCGCCATTCGTTGTCGCCTGCGCAGCCACCGCCCGATTGCTGTGTATCTCAGCGGGGGCCTGGATTCCTCTTCGATCGTGGGGCTGATGGCGGATATGCAGCATGACGGCCGCGGGACAGGGACGGGCTTTCGTACCTTCTCGATGGTCAACCCAGGTCAAGCCGGCGACGAGAGTTGTTACATTCGTGCGGTTTTGGACCATTGGAAATTGGAGGGCGAGCTGCAACTCCCGGCCACGCCCAGCGGCGATTATTTTACCCAGCAGGCTCGCCAGCGCCATGATGTTCCCGAATTTCCCAATATCAGCGGCGCCCTGGGTTTGGCCCAAGCTGCGCTACATTCGGGCAGCCGCGTGGTGCTGACCGGCTTGGGCGGCGATGACTGGCTGTGCGCCTACTATACCCATTGTGCCGATCTGCTGCTGCGCGGCCATCTGCGCGAATTATGGCGCCAGCTCCGGGTCGAGGCTGACTCGGCTTCGTGGTGGCGGCGCGTGGATGCCCTGGTACGGCGCGGGTTGTGGCCGTTGACCCCACGGGCGCTGCGTGGCCCACTCGATCGGCTCCGGCTGCCCGGTACTTGGCCGCCCTTCTTGCGGCGTGACTTCGGAGCTCGCATCGATCTGGCCTCGCGCATGGCGATGCCCTCCGGTGCTCGCCGCCGCCAATGGCCGGCGGACTGGGAGCTACATCAATGGTTCGGCCACGGCAACATGATTCGAGCCAACGAGGCCGACGACCTGCACCATGCCGCACTGGGTCTGGAGGCACGCCATCCTTTCCACGATCGCCGCCTGATCGAGTTCGCCCTCGCGCTGCCCGAAGAGCAGCGCTGGCGCGGCGTCCAGACCAAGTTCATCTTGCGCCAGGCGATGGGCTCGAGGCTGCCGACCGCGGTTGGCGAGCGGCTGGACAAGGGCGATTACAGTGCCACCATCGCACAGGCGTTGGAGGCCTGCGGCGGCGCGGCCTGCTTCCAGAAGATGCAAAGCGCCAGCCGCGGCTGGGTAGACGAAGCTGGCGCGCGGGCGCTCTATCAAGCGATGCGAGCGCAATGGTCGCGGGGGGATCTCGGCTATGCGTCCAAAGCCAGCCGTTTATGGAGCTTGTGGGCGATCGAACTGTGGCTGCGCGAGGGCCGCGGCGGATCCACGCTTGAAGCCAAGGGCATTCCAAGCTAA